The Yersinia intermedia genome window below encodes:
- the apaH gene encoding bis(5'-nucleosyl)-tetraphosphatase (symmetrical) ApaH, translated as MSTYLIGDVHGCLDELLALLAQVSFDPQQDTLWLTGDLVARGPASLDVLRYVRSLGPAVRMVLGNHDLHLLAVYAGISRNKPKDRITPLLEAPDADELINWLRRQPVLQVDDELKLIMAHAGITPQWDIETAQMCAREVEAVLSSDSYPLFLDAMYGDMPNNWSPELSGLARLRFSTNALTRMRFCFPNGQLDMICKDTPENAPAPLKPWFELPRSVSPDYSIIFGHWASLEGKGVPEGIYGLDTGCCWGGDLTLLRWEDKRYFTQHAFKVEAEISSTDEIAAAKDPFSYL; from the coding sequence ATGTCTACTTATCTTATTGGCGATGTTCATGGCTGCCTCGATGAGCTGCTTGCGTTATTAGCGCAGGTGAGCTTTGATCCGCAGCAGGATACATTGTGGTTAACCGGTGACTTAGTTGCCCGTGGCCCAGCTTCACTGGATGTTTTACGCTATGTCCGTTCATTAGGGCCTGCTGTTCGTATGGTTCTGGGCAACCATGACCTACATTTACTGGCCGTTTATGCAGGCATCAGCCGTAATAAACCCAAAGATCGTATTACTCCACTGCTCGAGGCACCTGATGCTGATGAGTTGATTAATTGGCTGCGTCGCCAACCCGTCTTACAGGTTGATGATGAATTAAAATTGATCATGGCTCATGCGGGGATAACACCTCAGTGGGATATTGAAACCGCCCAAATGTGTGCTCGTGAAGTGGAAGCGGTATTAAGCAGTGATAGCTATCCACTCTTCCTCGATGCCATGTACGGTGATATGCCTAACAACTGGTCACCAGAGCTATCCGGGCTAGCACGTTTGCGTTTTAGTACTAATGCCCTGACCCGCATGCGTTTTTGTTTCCCGAACGGCCAGTTGGATATGATCTGTAAAGATACGCCAGAAAATGCCCCTGCTCCGCTCAAGCCTTGGTTCGAGTTGCCAAGGTCGGTGTCCCCTGACTATTCAATTATTTTTGGTCACTGGGCATCGCTGGAAGGAAAAGGTGTTCCTGAAGGTATCTATGGCTTGGATACCGGCTGTTGCTGGGGGGGCGATTTAACGCTGCTCCGCTGGGAAGATAAACGTTATTTCACCCAACATGCATTCAAGGTGGAAGCAGAAATAAGTAGCACGGATGAAATAGCCGCGGCAAAAGATCCCTTTAGTTATCTATAA